One Verrucomicrobiia bacterium genomic window carries:
- the secG gene encoding preprotein translocase subunit SecG: MFVFVIGLVTLLLLLDCFVLILLVLMQLPKKEAGAGLAFGGAATDALFGAGSGNFLTKATKYVAGGFFVLTLLLAVMQNHYAHRPNSQFRRMLERQAQAVPAASPDSAQPAAAQSPAPGTPVAGAAPSTNIGILPLNTAPANTPAGTNSGQ; encoded by the coding sequence ATGTTTGTTTTTGTCATTGGCCTGGTGACGCTGCTGTTGCTGCTGGATTGTTTCGTTCTGATCCTGCTGGTCCTGATGCAGCTGCCAAAGAAAGAGGCGGGCGCGGGCCTGGCATTTGGCGGTGCCGCAACGGATGCCCTGTTCGGCGCGGGATCAGGCAACTTTCTGACAAAAGCCACGAAGTACGTCGCGGGCGGATTCTTTGTCCTGACCCTGTTGCTGGCCGTGATGCAGAACCATTACGCTCATCGTCCAAATTCCCAGTTCCGCCGCATGCTGGAACGGCAAGCCCAGGCAGTGCCTGCCGCTTCGCCCGACTCCGCACAGCCGGCAGCGGCTCAATCACCCGCCCCGGGAACGCCAGTTGCGGGTGCAGCCCCGAGCACGAACATTGGCATCCTGCCGCTGAACACCGCTCCTGCAAACACGCCTGCGGGAACGAACTCGGGACAATAA
- a CDS encoding pectinesterase family protein, with protein MMKITTLLRLGLFASIAPMLSAQADTVVWFGTGPDSNWSTGSNWTNSTAGVFGTAPGATDDTFFFDATAANPTVDDMFGGTIASLRFGSTNNDYVTSIPAGTTLNVTGAGGLAVGTIVDPAVALVRSSTFVGSGALNLNHPAARLTLNQGTASLNGSHAILNLQGLDTFIANINSIGIGTVSFPNAVAQRNSGTLYLARTNVIALSYTQPLSVYMTVAAATNAIEMVQVGAGNNAGTRSFLYLGQTNAFFVDSMGFGRSKASANSAAVMSFDPGVVGASPIAVFRGVGGSSSRVTWWGIGDMSAFASSAQHAVGTNDFTGGYVDALVDVMSLGRDCSGSHTASGGNPPRINTGVLTFDNGRIDVNNLFLGNQALGPSTSVTPNMGIMNVNGSGAELVVNNTLTLASTIQSTTAAQATTGILNINAGTVRANMITVGAASLNQVINVVEGGTLAVSNTLGASKPLRTLMMSDSSIELHLTGAGNIASVTNLVTGGGGNTINIGSSILFSSYPAQVALFKYTTLSNMTAGLGHHNFALGALPASLAGATLSNNTFNSSIDLYIPNDPRPTISEDPSSFSGPPGSLAQFSVAAAGIQPLAYQWRRNDVDLSDVGGISGSATDTLTINSAQVANSGDYTVVITNVYGAITSSVATLTISAGNVAPVITGPNNLAVLQGQDATFTASVSGVPSPAIQWRKNGVDIPGAHNSSYTVENAQYPADQTTYSIVATNVAGAVTNSATLTVLVPPVITEEPVNVTAPQGTPASFHVVATGNPPPTYQWVKNSGTLSGATNATLSFASVQPSDAGTYAVLVNNDGGSDTSVTVSLTVTSTNLAAIQFTPAGGSGNVCYDTPLYIRFNKTPVLGTGTLRIYNADDALVDTIDLGLNDNNGGQLRVIAGGSYNTYPVIIRSNIAAIFPHLGMLASNTTYYVLMDAGFFKDSGGASEAGISDPNTWRFTTKTAGPDAASVNDVVVASDGSGDFVTVQGAIDWVPAGNTTPRHVLIRKGTYEEINRVPAGKDNLTFSGEGYQESVLVYANNNTFQGANAGTSTRVMFFAGGSGLVFRNLVFTNSTPQGGSQAEAVRAQGSRIILDNCKLASFQDTLLINTGNSSAAFVNKGLIQGDVDFIWGSGIGYFYKTEIRAMQRAGNAQGVTTQARTPAGVYGLIFVECALTRSSPAVNSWSLGRDANTSGPDGNVAYLKCLMDSHIIPAGWTDGGLADKSTLRFWEYQTRDITGTTLLDVSARVPWSRQLSEAEYLTVSNPTNVFASIGWEPVLAPYIAGQPEPRDAIVGQTVTLRAAVGGIPEPSYQWYRGAMAVPGGTNETLVIPNAQMTDSGLYSLRVTNSLGYAISDAASVSVGTGVSPMISNMTRLSDGNVAFSFSGAAGQPYRLWASSDLLATPVANTWTLLSSGAFDGSAVPYTDSIATNHPQRFYIITVP; from the coding sequence ATGATGAAAATCACAACCCTACTTCGTTTGGGTCTGTTCGCTTCCATTGCACCGATGCTTTCCGCACAAGCTGACACGGTGGTTTGGTTTGGAACCGGGCCGGATTCCAATTGGTCAACGGGCAGCAATTGGACAAACAGCACGGCAGGCGTGTTCGGCACGGCGCCGGGCGCGACAGATGACACGTTCTTCTTCGACGCCACGGCCGCAAATCCAACCGTCGATGACATGTTTGGCGGAACGATCGCTTCACTGCGCTTCGGCAGTACCAACAACGATTACGTGACGTCGATCCCAGCAGGCACGACGTTGAACGTCACAGGAGCCGGAGGTCTGGCCGTCGGCACAATCGTGGATCCTGCCGTGGCACTGGTTCGCAGTTCCACGTTTGTCGGATCGGGCGCGCTCAACCTGAACCATCCCGCGGCGCGGCTGACGTTGAATCAAGGAACCGCATCGTTGAACGGCTCGCACGCCATCCTCAATCTCCAGGGTCTCGATACCTTTATCGCGAACATCAATTCCATCGGCATCGGCACGGTGAGTTTCCCCAATGCCGTTGCCCAGCGTAACTCGGGTACGTTGTATCTGGCGCGAACCAATGTCATTGCCCTGAGCTACACCCAGCCGCTTTCGGTTTACATGACGGTTGCCGCCGCGACCAATGCGATTGAGATGGTGCAGGTGGGAGCAGGGAACAATGCGGGCACGCGCAGCTTTCTTTATCTTGGCCAGACCAACGCCTTCTTCGTGGACAGCATGGGCTTCGGGCGGTCCAAAGCCTCGGCAAACTCGGCAGCAGTCATGAGTTTCGATCCCGGAGTCGTCGGTGCCTCTCCCATTGCTGTGTTTCGTGGTGTTGGTGGCAGTTCGAGCAGGGTAACCTGGTGGGGCATCGGCGATATGAGCGCGTTCGCTTCATCGGCGCAACACGCTGTGGGAACCAATGATTTCACCGGCGGATACGTGGATGCACTGGTCGATGTGATGAGCCTGGGACGCGATTGCTCTGGAAGCCACACTGCATCGGGAGGAAATCCTCCGCGCATCAACACGGGCGTGCTGACGTTTGATAACGGCAGGATCGATGTCAACAACCTGTTCCTTGGCAATCAGGCGCTCGGCCCAAGCACGAGCGTCACCCCAAACATGGGAATCATGAACGTGAATGGCAGCGGCGCCGAACTCGTGGTCAACAACACATTGACTCTCGCGTCCACGATTCAGTCCACGACCGCTGCGCAGGCGACCACTGGAATCCTGAACATCAATGCCGGCACTGTGCGGGCGAACATGATAACCGTGGGCGCGGCGAGCTTGAATCAGGTGATTAACGTTGTTGAGGGCGGTACCCTTGCCGTTTCAAACACACTGGGTGCCAGCAAGCCGCTGCGCACGTTGATGATGAGTGATTCGAGCATTGAGCTCCACCTGACAGGGGCGGGGAACATTGCATCCGTGACGAACCTGGTCACTGGCGGAGGTGGCAACACGATCAACATCGGCAGCTCGATTCTGTTCTCGTCGTATCCCGCGCAAGTTGCGTTGTTCAAATACACAACCTTGTCGAACATGACGGCCGGCCTTGGTCATCACAACTTCGCGCTTGGAGCGCTTCCTGCCAGCCTCGCGGGTGCGACGCTGTCCAACAACACCTTCAATTCCTCGATTGATCTGTACATTCCGAACGATCCGCGGCCCACAATTTCCGAAGACCCCTCCAGTTTCAGCGGACCTCCGGGTTCACTGGCGCAGTTCAGTGTGGCAGCGGCTGGCATCCAGCCCCTAGCTTATCAATGGCGCCGTAACGACGTCGATCTTTCCGATGTCGGCGGCATCTCTGGATCGGCAACAGACACATTGACCATCAACAGCGCACAGGTCGCCAACAGCGGCGACTACACCGTGGTGATCACGAACGTTTACGGTGCGATCACAAGTTCGGTTGCCACGCTTACCATCAGCGCCGGCAATGTGGCTCCCGTGATTACAGGGCCGAATAATCTTGCGGTTCTACAAGGCCAGGATGCGACGTTCACGGCTTCGGTTTCGGGTGTTCCCAGTCCCGCCATTCAGTGGCGGAAAAATGGCGTCGACATTCCAGGAGCTCACAACAGCTCGTACACTGTTGAGAATGCCCAGTATCCGGCGGACCAGACCACATATTCGATTGTTGCGACGAACGTGGCGGGGGCTGTCACGAACAGCGCAACGCTCACCGTCCTCGTGCCGCCCGTGATCACGGAGGAACCAGTCAACGTGACCGCACCGCAGGGAACGCCGGCATCGTTCCATGTCGTTGCGACGGGCAATCCGCCGCCAACGTACCAATGGGTCAAAAATAGCGGTACGCTTTCGGGGGCGACGAACGCCACATTGTCGTTTGCCAGCGTTCAACCCTCCGATGCGGGAACGTATGCGGTCCTCGTCAATAACGATGGCGGATCCGATACCAGTGTGACTGTCAGCCTGACCGTTACTTCAACCAATCTCGCCGCGATTCAATTCACGCCTGCCGGCGGCTCGGGCAATGTCTGCTACGACACGCCGCTCTACATCCGATTCAACAAGACGCCCGTCCTTGGAACTGGAACGCTGCGCATCTACAACGCCGACGACGCTTTGGTGGACACCATCGATCTCGGCCTCAATGACAACAACGGCGGCCAGTTGCGCGTGATCGCAGGCGGCAGCTACAACACGTATCCCGTGATCATCCGCAGCAACATTGCCGCAATCTTCCCGCATCTGGGAATGCTTGCCAGCAACACGACGTATTACGTGCTGATGGATGCGGGCTTCTTCAAGGACTCAGGCGGCGCGAGCGAGGCTGGCATCAGCGACCCCAACACGTGGCGCTTCACGACCAAGACGGCGGGACCCGATGCCGCATCTGTCAACGATGTTGTCGTTGCGTCGGATGGCAGCGGTGACTTTGTGACCGTTCAGGGAGCCATTGACTGGGTGCCAGCGGGAAATACCACTCCGCGCCATGTCCTCATTCGCAAGGGTACTTACGAAGAGATCAACCGTGTTCCGGCGGGGAAGGACAACCTGACGTTCAGTGGCGAAGGTTACCAGGAGAGCGTTTTGGTATATGCGAACAACAACACGTTCCAGGGGGCGAACGCTGGCACATCGACGCGCGTGATGTTCTTTGCGGGCGGCAGTGGTCTTGTCTTTCGCAATCTCGTGTTCACGAACAGCACGCCCCAAGGCGGTTCGCAGGCAGAAGCCGTTCGGGCGCAGGGATCCCGGATCATCCTCGACAACTGCAAGCTCGCAAGTTTCCAGGACACGCTGTTGATCAACACAGGGAACTCGAGTGCGGCGTTCGTGAACAAGGGGTTGATTCAAGGCGATGTTGATTTCATCTGGGGCTCGGGAATCGGTTATTTCTACAAGACCGAAATCCGCGCGATGCAGCGCGCGGGCAACGCGCAGGGCGTCACCACGCAGGCACGGACGCCAGCGGGCGTGTATGGGCTGATCTTTGTGGAATGTGCCCTCACCCGTTCCTCACCCGCGGTGAATAGCTGGAGCCTCGGCCGTGACGCGAATACATCCGGACCTGACGGCAATGTGGCTTACCTGAAGTGCCTCATGGATTCGCATATCATTCCCGCGGGCTGGACCGACGGCGGGCTGGCTGACAAGAGCACGCTGCGCTTTTGGGAGTATCAAACGCGCGATATCACGGGGACCACGTTGCTGGACGTCTCGGCAAGGGTTCCCTGGTCGCGCCAGCTCAGCGAGGCTGAATATCTGACCGTGAGCAATCCAACCAATGTATTCGCATCGATTGGATGGGAACCTGTTCTGGCGCCGTATATCGCGGGACAGCCTGAACCGAGGGACGCAATTGTCGGGCAAACCGTGACGCTTCGCGCCGCGGTCGGCGGAATCCCAGAGCCTTCGTATCAGTGGTATCGTGGCGCAATGGCGGTTCCTGGAGGAACAAACGAAACGCTCGTCATTCCCAATGCGCAGATGACAGATTCGGGGCTGTATTCATTGCGGGTGACGAACAGTCTTGGATATGCGATCTCCGACGCGGCCAGTGTCAGTGTTGGAACTGGAGTGTCACCGATGATCAGCAACATGACGCGGCTGAGCGATGGGAATGTAGCGTTCTCATTCAGTGGCGCGGCAGGCCAGCCTTATCGTTTGTGGGCGAGCTCGGACCTGCTTGCAACACCCGTTGCAAACACCTGGACATTATTGAGCAGCGGCGCCTTTGATGGATCAGCTGTTCCCTACACAGACAGCATCGCGACGAACCATCCGCAGCGGTTCTATATCATCACGGTGCCTTGA
- a CDS encoding response regulator transcription factor, with protein sequence MNLKLHAPIRVMLVEDHILIRMGLQTAAQIEPDIQVVAEVEDGESAVEAYRNHRPDVVLMDLRLPGIDGIQTTVALKKEFAEAVVLVLSTYGTDEEIQRAVQGGAAGYLLKDMPLNILVEAVRSVHQGKPYFPPEISSRLAQSFRNHALTEREIHVLQMIANGRSNKEIGQALGIVEGTVKAHVTNIFNKLHAADRTQAVTTALKRGLIQLR encoded by the coding sequence ATGAACCTGAAGCTTCATGCGCCGATTCGTGTGATGTTGGTGGAGGACCACATCCTGATTCGCATGGGCCTGCAAACGGCGGCACAGATTGAACCGGATATTCAGGTTGTTGCTGAAGTGGAGGACGGCGAAAGCGCTGTTGAGGCATACCGCAATCATCGGCCCGACGTGGTTCTGATGGACTTGCGGCTTCCTGGAATCGATGGCATCCAGACGACGGTCGCGCTGAAGAAGGAGTTTGCCGAGGCGGTGGTTCTCGTCCTCAGCACCTACGGCACCGACGAGGAAATTCAGCGCGCGGTGCAGGGGGGCGCTGCGGGATACTTGTTGAAGGACATGCCGTTGAACATCCTGGTTGAAGCGGTCCGTTCCGTGCACCAGGGCAAGCCCTATTTCCCGCCCGAGATTTCGTCCCGGCTGGCGCAGTCGTTCCGAAACCACGCATTGACCGAACGGGAAATACACGTGCTTCAGATGATCGCGAACGGCCGCAGCAACAAGGAAATTGGACAGGCGCTCGGCATTGTGGAGGGAACGGTCAAGGCGCACGTCACCAACATCTTCAACAAGCTGCATGCAGCCGACCGCACGCAGGCTGTGACGACGGCGCTCAAGCGGGGGCTGATTCAATTGAGGTAA
- a CDS encoding histidine kinase — protein sequence MRISVSLLVIWVACAVARADSLGVLPVTSAEQFLRLSTGEARHALHLNLDGVVRLWDAQRSLLVLQDDTGSLAIHITGDVPRVSSGTRVRVRADSAAVYAPAQPAFPLQPSGRGQLPSFEEQNDFNSHFLTRVRGLLIAPETGDYTFWIASRGCSELWLSSDASAANSRCIASVSPGNATRPRQWNKYPSQCSGPITLRGGERYYVETLREEGTGTDNLAVAWQGPNIELSVIPASAFVPATANALNGVQSLSGLVWEYWTNFFAGDVASISQRHPSLGEVAAVNPAIEILDPRINPQALRFTLSEGSLPNANFQFVEAEGTVRFIGTAGGQLVVELENDDAALEIHVLDWASGEIPRWDGMRMRAKGVLECSQTSAGLHPYRLSVASTNDVSVLDQRAGSFGPLIAVADLQVPAPGLGWSKRVSVRGVVEARLGEAVAVQGFDAFVAEISGDGSNWIQVGNVVEIPMEKTVQAGLMVTSFEAGQIHSARFDHISGLSGGSIGIDISNPQTSGGMQTTNNVRTVHGSGIGIGSVWDQFFFVTEAMEGDEVLTARIAETAHPNARASAGLMMRKSLENNAPFAAISLTAANTAVFQFRRDRSGRSEMASVQNVSPPCWLRLQRKHASVVVLPKREGSWEPGDMVEVSGFLEWRDGTPMLRDASLIGISRTGSQRKFGAPPQPNQRAALRIADIVLGKERADRDSLFGFIEGTVTYCDTSPGSLLVTVQDETAGMFVRMTPRLSRQGLAPGDRVRMSGRRVNDKWPVPFEPETIALLGHGRLPRPVTYGAARSLPNDGEGHWLEVEGVVRAVDRLQLVLAIKDGLVRVRTPEAGRFSSLVDARVRVRGVAVREGEELALLMPSPRFLNTVETPPVDPFLLPRISLAEARSFGANSDARWIKVLGTVTFARSNLLFLEQAGNAGRVVPLQADAALKPGDQVEVVGFPQASHDVPVTVNGAAVRRVGRAAPPLPLSADLAREIPATLNGRLINSRATLLEQRVQSGFAWCDLQAGDRIFKAVCPVDRPLARMEPGSVVEAIGVLWRPEISNPADAPILSSWQLLLRSPADLKVIRNPPWWTWKHTAAIAAGFVVVLGAAMVWIRELQRRVVERTKDLQVAMRKLEKETQASATLAERDRLAGEIHDGLEQGLSGIMMQLDGVESALQRNPANVRHYLELARNMVRFSRAEVRHSLWNLQSPVLENSDLPTALREIARQMVPSNGAKVIVEILGEPMPLPTSVEHHLLRVCQEALNNALKHADAAIVRVTLEYGLGSVSVSVMDDGKGFLPDAALVASGGHLGLRNLKSRARKIGGELHVISRPREGTVVRVTVPGL from the coding sequence ATGCGGATTTCCGTGTCCCTGCTGGTCATCTGGGTGGCTTGCGCCGTGGCGAGGGCAGACTCGTTGGGTGTTTTGCCCGTTACTTCGGCGGAGCAGTTCCTTCGTTTATCCACGGGCGAGGCGCGCCACGCATTGCATCTGAATCTGGATGGTGTCGTGAGACTCTGGGACGCGCAACGGAGTCTGCTCGTGCTGCAGGACGACACGGGATCTCTGGCGATTCACATAACGGGTGACGTGCCGCGTGTGAGTTCGGGAACGCGGGTTCGCGTGCGGGCGGATTCCGCTGCGGTTTACGCGCCTGCGCAGCCCGCCTTTCCGTTGCAGCCTTCGGGCCGCGGCCAGCTGCCCTCGTTTGAAGAGCAAAACGACTTCAACTCGCATTTTCTGACCCGTGTCCGCGGTTTGCTCATCGCACCGGAGACGGGTGATTACACGTTCTGGATTGCCAGCCGTGGGTGCTCGGAATTGTGGCTCAGTTCCGACGCGTCCGCGGCGAACAGTCGGTGCATCGCTTCCGTGTCACCAGGCAACGCAACACGGCCGCGGCAATGGAATAAATATCCGTCGCAGTGTTCCGGGCCCATCACGCTTCGCGGCGGGGAAAGGTATTATGTCGAAACCCTTCGTGAGGAAGGAACGGGAACAGACAATCTGGCGGTGGCGTGGCAGGGGCCGAACATCGAGTTGTCGGTTATTCCTGCATCCGCATTCGTCCCGGCGACTGCCAATGCATTGAACGGGGTGCAATCCCTCTCAGGCTTAGTGTGGGAATATTGGACGAATTTTTTCGCGGGCGATGTGGCTTCCATTTCCCAGCGGCACCCGAGCCTTGGTGAAGTGGCGGCGGTCAATCCTGCGATTGAAATTCTGGATCCCCGAATTAACCCGCAAGCGCTTCGTTTCACGTTGAGCGAGGGTTCGTTGCCCAATGCGAATTTTCAATTCGTGGAAGCGGAAGGAACTGTGCGCTTCATTGGAACTGCGGGCGGCCAGCTTGTTGTAGAGTTGGAAAATGACGATGCGGCGCTCGAGATTCATGTGCTCGATTGGGCAAGCGGAGAGATCCCCCGTTGGGACGGCATGCGCATGCGAGCCAAGGGGGTGCTGGAGTGTTCGCAGACTTCGGCCGGGTTGCATCCGTATCGATTAAGCGTTGCGTCCACCAACGATGTTTCAGTTCTCGACCAACGCGCGGGATCGTTTGGTCCCTTGATCGCGGTAGCAGATCTTCAGGTTCCCGCGCCGGGGCTGGGATGGAGTAAACGCGTATCTGTTCGAGGAGTGGTCGAAGCCAGGCTCGGCGAAGCTGTAGCCGTCCAGGGATTCGATGCCTTTGTCGCTGAAATTTCAGGTGACGGGAGCAACTGGATCCAGGTCGGAAACGTGGTGGAAATTCCGATGGAGAAAACCGTGCAGGCGGGTCTGATGGTTACCTCGTTTGAAGCCGGCCAGATTCACTCCGCGCGATTCGATCACATTTCAGGCCTTTCGGGAGGCTCAATCGGAATTGATATTTCCAATCCACAAACGAGCGGCGGCATGCAGACGACCAACAACGTTCGAACGGTGCACGGAAGCGGCATCGGAATAGGATCCGTGTGGGACCAGTTCTTTTTTGTGACGGAGGCAATGGAGGGCGACGAGGTGTTGACGGCGCGCATTGCGGAAACGGCCCACCCGAACGCCCGGGCGAGTGCGGGCTTGATGATGCGCAAATCCCTGGAAAACAACGCACCATTTGCAGCGATCAGCCTGACAGCCGCCAACACCGCTGTGTTTCAGTTTCGACGCGATCGCAGCGGGCGCAGCGAAATGGCAAGCGTCCAGAACGTCTCGCCGCCCTGCTGGTTGCGACTCCAGCGGAAGCATGCGTCGGTGGTCGTCCTGCCAAAGCGGGAGGGATCGTGGGAACCGGGTGACATGGTGGAAGTCAGCGGATTTTTGGAATGGCGGGATGGCACTCCGATGCTGCGGGACGCGAGCTTGATCGGGATTTCTCGAACCGGCAGCCAACGCAAATTCGGGGCCCCGCCTCAACCGAATCAGCGGGCGGCACTGCGCATTGCCGATATTGTTCTGGGAAAGGAACGCGCCGACCGGGATTCGCTGTTCGGGTTCATAGAAGGGACAGTGACGTATTGCGACACATCGCCGGGAAGTCTCCTGGTGACTGTTCAGGATGAGACGGCGGGAATGTTTGTCAGGATGACGCCACGCCTGTCCCGCCAGGGTTTGGCCCCCGGAGATCGTGTGCGGATGAGCGGGCGCCGGGTGAATGACAAATGGCCAGTGCCGTTTGAGCCCGAAACCATTGCACTGTTGGGGCATGGGCGATTACCACGGCCGGTCACGTATGGGGCGGCACGTTCGTTGCCGAACGACGGCGAAGGTCACTGGCTTGAAGTCGAAGGTGTGGTGCGTGCCGTGGATCGCTTGCAGCTGGTTCTTGCGATCAAGGATGGATTGGTGAGGGTTCGAACGCCGGAAGCCGGAAGGTTTTCATCGCTGGTCGATGCTCGCGTCAGGGTCCGCGGAGTTGCTGTGCGTGAGGGTGAAGAACTGGCGTTGCTGATGCCCTCGCCGCGCTTTCTGAACACGGTGGAAACGCCGCCAGTCGACCCGTTTCTGCTGCCGAGGATCAGCCTGGCCGAAGCGCGGAGTTTTGGAGCGAACAGCGACGCGCGGTGGATCAAGGTGTTGGGAACGGTGACGTTTGCTCGGTCGAACCTGTTGTTTCTCGAGCAAGCGGGAAATGCGGGCCGCGTTGTGCCTCTTCAAGCAGACGCTGCCCTGAAACCTGGCGATCAGGTTGAGGTGGTTGGATTTCCGCAGGCAAGCCATGACGTTCCAGTCACGGTGAACGGGGCGGCGGTGCGGAGAGTCGGGCGGGCGGCGCCGCCGCTGCCTTTGAGCGCTGATTTGGCGCGAGAGATCCCCGCGACCTTGAACGGCCGCCTGATCAACAGCCGGGCAACACTGCTCGAGCAGCGGGTCCAAAGCGGGTTTGCATGGTGTGATCTGCAGGCGGGGGATCGTATTTTCAAGGCGGTCTGTCCCGTTGACCGGCCGCTCGCCCGCATGGAGCCAGGCAGTGTTGTTGAAGCGATTGGAGTGCTCTGGCGTCCCGAAATTTCCAATCCTGCCGATGCGCCGATCCTTTCTTCGTGGCAGCTGTTGCTCCGGTCGCCGGCGGATCTCAAGGTCATTCGCAATCCACCGTGGTGGACATGGAAGCATACGGCAGCGATTGCCGCTGGATTTGTGGTCGTGCTCGGCGCAGCGATGGTGTGGATTCGAGAACTTCAGCGCCGCGTGGTTGAGCGCACGAAGGATTTGCAGGTGGCCATGCGCAAGCTGGAAAAAGAAACGCAGGCTTCCGCAACCCTGGCCGAACGCGATCGGCTGGCCGGGGAGATCCACGACGGGCTCGAGCAGGGATTGAGCGGGATCATGATGCAGTTGGACGGCGTTGAATCCGCGTTGCAGCGCAATCCAGCAAATGTCCGCCACTACCTGGAGCTTGCACGCAATATGGTTCGGTTCAGCCGCGCGGAGGTGCGCCACAGCCTGTGGAACCTGCAATCTCCAGTTCTTGAGAACTCCGACCTTCCTACGGCATTGCGCGAGATTGCCCGGCAGATGGTGCCTTCGAATGGAGCGAAGGTGATCGTTGAAATATTAGGAGAACCGATGCCGTTGCCCACTTCGGTTGAACATCATCTCCTGCGGGTTTGCCAGGAAGCTTTGAACAACGCCTTGAAACATGCTGACGCCGCCATCGTGCGCGTGACTCTCGAGTACGGGTTGGGAAGCGTCAGCGTGAGCGTGATGGATGACGGAAAAGGGTTTCTGCCGGACGCCGCGCTGGTTGCATCGGGCGGTCATCTGGGCCTGAGGAATCTGAAAAGCCGCGCACGGAAAATCGGCGGCGAACTTCATGTCATCAGCCGCCCTCGTGAAGGCACGGTTGTTCGCGTCACGGTTCCGGGGCTGTAA
- the gap gene encoding type I glyceraldehyde-3-phosphate dehydrogenase gives MAVKVAINGFGRIGRLVFRALVEQGMVGKDIEVVAVGDIVPADNLAYLVKYDSIQGRFKGEVGSKKSAPDKAEDDVLVVNGKEIKVVSAKTPAELPWKALGVDLVIESTGLFTDVEKAQGHITAGAKKVIISAPAKGDCLTVVMGVNQDKYDASKHHIVSNASCTTNCLAPVVHVLLKEGFGIAEGLMTTVHAYTATQKTVDGPSKKDWKGGRTAAQNLIPSSTGAAKAVGLVLPEVKGKLTGMAFRVPVPTVSVVDLTVKTVKETSYAEICAAMKKASETYMKGILGYTQDEVVSSDFIHCELSSIFDAGSGIELNKNFFKLVSWYDNEWGYSCRVGDLIKLMLSKGL, from the coding sequence ATGGCAGTAAAAGTAGCTATTAACGGGTTCGGCCGCATTGGACGCCTGGTTTTCCGGGCGCTGGTTGAACAAGGAATGGTCGGCAAGGACATCGAAGTCGTCGCCGTTGGTGACATCGTACCCGCGGACAATCTGGCTTACCTCGTTAAATACGATTCCATTCAGGGACGCTTCAAAGGCGAAGTGGGGTCGAAGAAATCCGCACCTGACAAGGCGGAGGACGACGTCCTGGTCGTGAACGGGAAGGAAATCAAGGTTGTCAGCGCCAAGACTCCCGCCGAACTTCCGTGGAAAGCATTGGGTGTCGATCTCGTGATCGAATCCACAGGCCTTTTCACCGACGTGGAAAAAGCCCAGGGGCATATCACCGCCGGCGCAAAGAAGGTCATCATCTCAGCTCCAGCCAAGGGTGATTGCCTCACGGTCGTGATGGGCGTCAACCAGGACAAATACGATGCCTCCAAGCATCATATCGTTTCCAACGCATCCTGCACAACGAACTGCCTCGCCCCCGTTGTCCATGTCCTCCTGAAGGAAGGCTTTGGCATCGCGGAAGGCTTGATGACAACCGTGCACGCCTACACGGCCACCCAGAAAACGGTGGACGGTCCCAGCAAGAAGGATTGGAAAGGCGGACGCACTGCTGCCCAGAACCTTATCCCTTCGAGCACAGGCGCGGCCAAGGCCGTCGGTCTCGTGCTGCCCGAAGTCAAAGGCAAGCTCACGGGCATGGCGTTCCGCGTTCCCGTTCCGACCGTGTCGGTCGTGGATCTCACTGTCAAAACCGTCAAGGAAACGAGCTACGCTGAAATCTGCGCTGCGATGAAGAAAGCCAGCGAGACCTACATGAAGGGTATCCTGGGCTACACGCAGGACGAAGTTGTCAGCTCGGATTTCATTCACTGCGAACTGTCATCCATCTTCGACGCCGGCTCCGGCATCGAACTGAACAAGAACTTCTTCAAGCTGGTGAGCTGGTACGACAACGAATGGGGCTATAGCTGCCGCGTTGGCGACCTGATCAAGCTCATGCTGAGCAAGGGCCTGTAA